Proteins encoded by one window of Plasmodium falciparum 3D7 genome assembly, chromosome: 4:
- a CDS encoding peptide chain release factor 2 has protein sequence MMFFLLTLLFFYYNNFIYVDTINTSINIRKYGNFINPTFKNKRITMILGRKVYLNTLSKNNFDVIQKKLEDIGVYPSHMEEMFVKGTGAGGQKVNKTNNCVIIKYKNNQNNNIIIKCHKYRCLQNNRIYARELLYKKITSLKEKAEREIIHKEEKEKRKILRLSEKEKNESINFKKRRSEIKKDRQKRIKYEDL, from the exons atgatgttttttttgttgactctcctttttttttattacaataatttcatatatgtAGATACTATAAACACATCAATTAATATACGGAAG tATGGTAATTTTATCAACCctacatttaaaaataaaagaattaccATGATATTAGGACGTAAGGTATATTTAAACACACTTTCAAAAAACAATTTTGatgttatacaaaaaaaattagaagacATAGGAGTATATCCTAGTCACATGGAAGAAATGTTTGTTAAAGGTACTGGTGCAGGTGGGCAAAAAGTTAATAAAACTAATAACTgtgttataataaaatataagaataatcaaaataataatataattataaaatgtcACAAGTACAG gTGTTTACAAAACAATCGTATTTATGCAcgagaattattatataagaaaataacttccttaaaagaaaaagcGGAAAGAGAAATAATACACAAGGAAGAG aaggagaaaagaaaaattttacGACTCagtgaaaaagaaaaaaacgaatctataaattttaaaaaaagaagatcaGAAATTAAAAAGGACAGACAAAAACgtataaaatatgaagacttataa
- a CDS encoding exosome complex component RRP4: MMDILITTPYDKEVCEIGEITNKIISLETVKHTKSSLHKNRDIQCPNKKKLVLPGECVLDKNDKDRFLKGGGLYEEDDMFYACILGRVNYINKLIYVEPLKGKYTGSVGDLLVGKIKDISNDKWIVEIGSYCRAYLSISQTNISIFSQRIRLYNDVINMIHIYKPDDIIACEIQRISTDGTIILHTRSSIYGKLSNGVLIIVPQTLIHNQKKHIFVFPCNVQIILGMNGYIWISSPIKKSKDTNPNSVDQNIEENKFEDVDHTTRKNITIITNIIKLLVKYHININYDTINKIYVHYTSNTNNTPSYILKPYVADSYLFNYIDKFVSSNQSWAANSTQ; encoded by the coding sequence atgatggATATCCTTATCACCACGCCGTATGATAAAGAAGTTTGCGAAATAGGAGAAATTACTAACAAGATAATTTCTCTAGAAACTGTTAAGCATACAAAAAGTAGTTTACATAAAAACCGGGATATACAATGTCCCAACAAAAAGAAACTTGTGTTACCAGGAGAATGTGTTTTAGATAAGAATGATAAAGATCGTTTTTTAAAAGGCGGTGGTTTatatgaagaagatgataTGTTTTATGCATGTATTTTAGGTAGAgtgaattatattaataaattaatatatgtagaaCCTTTAAAAGGAAAGTATACAGGTTCTGTTGGTGATTTATTAGTTGGTAAAATTAAAGACATAAGTAATGATAAATGGATTGTAGAGATAGGTTCATATTGTAGAGCTTATCTTTCCATATCTCAAActaatataagtatatttaGTCAAAGAATTagattatataatgatgttataaatatgatacatatttataaacctGATGATATTATTGCATGTGAAATTCAAAGAATATCAACAGATGGTACTATTATTCTACATACCAGATCATCTATTTATGGGAAATTATCAAACGGCGTTTTAATTATTGTCCCACAAACTTTAATACataatcaaaaaaaacatatttttgttttcccTTGTAATGTTCAAATTATATTAGGAATGAATGGGTATATATGGATTTCTTCACCTATCAAAAAATCAAAAGATACTAATCCTAATAGTGTTGATCAAAatattgaagaaaataaatttgaAGACGTTGATCACACCAccagaaaaaatattactataattactaatattattaaattactTGTCAAGTATCATATCaatattaattatgatactattaataaaatatatgtacattataCATCAAACACAAATAATACGCcctcatatattttaaagcCTTATGTAGCCGATTCGTATTTGTTTAACTATATAGATAAGTTTGTAAGCTCCAACCAGTCCTGGGCAGCTAACTCAacacaataa
- a CDS encoding zinc finger protein, putative has protein sequence MSEDIKFVERNNNNNINNSIPNNIINSVSIATDNSKLNISPKVDNVCDVKNIYNIKKEDVIIEEYMDINKSSTINLDHNKQVNIYIENSDLNKKIYTCHTCNIQIYNYSFFRYHFKSEWHKYNLKRKLLNLHSVNEYVFNEKLKNLKKNEDQENQKKDKRENQGSHLSHKKRNESNKKKKEKNITNFNNINNDHNAINQNNYNNNNHVTKSNNHTNEHNNHSNVSSTSNNNNIKYATKENVLLTKNAKYDNPAVCFFDNRIFNSIEENIKHMNDTYTFYIPDLKYVTNVKKILLTIGKKIYEENICIYCFKYAKCVKSLQAHMICKSHTKLHTNFMVYIQKYYDFSKTYVDLLNKYINNKQDKKLLLYMLNHEQNKEKQLQIHDNKNQNHHNDNHLENNNVLTKKKLSNDTDNNSEDYPNDSYILKKEKNQDTSLSNSYDNHDNTSDDNSSDDYKIKETDLNKNIDYNKIYQVLEEFGYIKPELNEYNNLILPDGSEAINRKLAYIFKQKLPLENKTSFSSKYNQIDVLKNKKDKHLQQRKYKYYIDIMKKYNLNLNLKTNNLNKFYKSDSIFFL, from the coding sequence atgagcgaagatataaaatttgtagaacgcaacaacaataataatattaataacagCATACCgaacaatattataaatagtgTATCCATTGCGACGGATAATTCAAAGTTGAACATATCGCCAAAGGTTGATAATGTATGTGatgtgaaaaatatttataatataaaaaaagaagatgtTATAATTGAAGAGTATATGgatattaataaaagtaGTACAATAAATCTAGATCATAATAAAcaagttaatatatatattgaaaatagcgatcttaataaaaaaatatatacatgtcaTACAtgtaatatacaaatatataattattcctTCTTTCGTTATCATTTTAAATCCGAATggcataaatataatttgaaaagaaaattattaaatctaCATTCAGTAAATGAATATgtttttaatgaaaaattaaaaaatttaaaaaaaaatgaagatcaAGAAAATCAAAAGAAAGACAAAAGAGAAAATCAAGGGAGCCATTTAAGTCATAAAAAACGTAAcgaaagtaataaaaaaaaaaaggaaaaaaatatcacgaattttaataatattaataatgatcataatGCAATcaatcaaaataattataataataataatcatgtGACCAAATCGAATAATCATACCAATGAACATAACAATCATTCAAATGTTTCATCCAcatcaaataataacaatataaaatacgctacaaaagaaaatgtaCTTTTAACAAAAAATGCTAAATATGACAATCCAGCTGTCTGTTTTTTTGATAATCGTATTTTTAATTCcatagaagaaaatataaaacatatgaaTGATacttatacattttatattcctGATTTAAAATACGTAACCAATGTGAAAAAAATCCTATTAACAATtggaaagaaaatatatgaagaaaatatatgtatctatTGTTTTAAATATGCGAAATGTGTTAAATCTTTACAAGCACATATGATTTGTAAAAGCCATACGAAGTTACATACCAATTTTATGGTCTATAtccaaaaatattatgactTCTCAAAAACTTATgttgatttattaaataaatatattaataataaacaagATAAAAAATTACTCCTCTATATGTTAAATCACGAACAAAATAAAGAGAAACAATTACAAAttcatgataataaaaatcaaaatCATCATAATGACAACCATTTGGAAAATAACAATGTTCTTACGAAAAAGAAACTTTCTAATGATACAGACAATAATTCTGAGGACTATCCTAATGatagttatatattaaaaaaagaaaagaaccAAGATACATCTTTATCAAACTCTTATGATAATCATGATAATACCAGTGATGATAATAGTAGCGAcgattataaaataaaagaaacagatctaaataaaaatattgactataataaaatttatcaaGTATTAGAAGAATTTGGATACATCAAACCtgaattaaatgaatataacaaTTTAATTCTACCAGATGGTTCAGAAGCCATCAATAGAAAACTTGCTTACATATTTAAACAAAAACTACCCTTGGAAAATAAAACAAGCTTTTCTTCCAAATATAATCAAATcgatgttttaaaaaataaaaaagacaAACACTTACAACAAcgcaaatataaatattatattgatattatgaagaaatataatttaaatctAAATTTGAAGACAAACAATTTGAACAAGTTTTACAAAAGTGATTCTATCTTCTTCCTCTAA
- a CDS encoding protein phosphatase PPM1, putative: MSMRTSESSNNIDCKNECSKYVYGKLYDLIKDLNNYNVQCYINNEKKINLYEDFKYKKKKKIEFMSIVDYYGGLKNNEYEFFIIPIIFNKHNEILYMGVSIFFKNKFFEEYKMNNYNYIELFIYNVKNEETNNNLYPHMDIIQEKRKNTFLNFLINLDDLNKHHRQTNNHIEKKNTCADKNIYNNNNNNNNGDNDDDDDDDDGRCGDVHNVCTKKNIYSYDNIINVCNNEQICDKKICDEHICDNDKINKVVPNTNSKCTHNISNYLHNEKISGDYKKIQFPIKIDDHHILCSDGVVKLKNEENAEFINDTKKKALSSMYETSTYSNTTIQGTTRKIGIQKNNNDNIYKGPVTTDNHHSVWKEETINKYQNYNYSYITNEINRVYKNVDNKENDKKDDGCCGPSLVKYNEEIYHANISVQRKEMTMGRLEEKKMGDILEGVNSSINVDGNKNKNVNGNKYEHVDGNKYEHVDGNKYEHVDGNKYEHVDGNKNKNVDGNKNKNVDGNKYEHVYDNQKNNVTNSVNTFCSYKYSARCAKEKVEWKNYLSEDIKIKSPPKKDEENVKINNMFKCGFYSFKGNRTYNEDRVIIIEDMNNFLKEEYDILTKKEKKEYELMDEEYLNIINNIKDMETPSYIYCAIYDGHNGDNAVNIVQKLLHIHMYYYFINGNGLENSLKYSFQEIDNYLCKNIINIKEENHSNYSSGTTACVSVIFKNMLYVANIGDSRCIISKNGRAIVLTVDHRASINKKEQDRILKSGGILDDEGYLGGCLGVCRGFGSFHKKTKEKLKGLICEPDLFHIKLTDDDEFLIICCDGIFDVITSQEAVNTVKNSLIQSRDAKTAAEALCQLAYKKKSLDNLSVLVVIFQNPDKNNKVSSINESSGIYSGQAGRVRRRIKFSALKDLINQ, from the exons atgAGCATGCGTACATCTGagagtagtaataatattgattgTAAGAATGAATGCTCGAAGTATGTTTATGGGAAATTGTATGATCTGATTAAAGATTTGAATAACTATAACGTACaatgttatattaataatgagaagaaaataaatttatatgaagattttaaatataagaaaaaaaaaaaaattgaatttaTGTCCATCGTGGATTATTATGGAGGtttgaaaaataatgaatatgagttttttataattcctattatatttaataaacataatgaaatattatatatgggtgtatctatattttttaaaaataaattttttgaagaatataaaatgaataattataattacatcgaactatttatatataatgtaaagaatgaagaaacaaataataatttgtatcCTCATATGGATATTATTCAAGAGAAGAGAAAAAatacttttttaaattttcttaTAAATCTAGATGATTTAAACAAACATCATAGACAAACAAATAAtcatattgaaaaaaagaatacatgtgctgataaaaatatttataataataataataataataataatggtgataatgatgatgatgatgatgatgatgatggcCGTTGTGGTGATGTGCATAATGTATGTactaagaaaaatatatatagttatgataatataataaatgtatgtaataatgaacaaatatgtgataaaaaaatttgtgATGAACACATAtgtgataatgataaaattaaCAAGGTGGTTCCTAATACGAATAGTAAATGTACACATAATATTTCTAATTATCTACATAACGAAAAAATAAGTGGGGATTATAAGAAGATCCAATTCCCCATAAAAATTGATGATCACCATATTTTATGTAGTGATGGGGTGGTAAAATTAaagaatgaagaaaatgcAGAATTTATTAATGATACAAAGAAAAAAGCACTTTCATCAATGTATGAGACATCTACATATAGTAATACTACTATACAAGGAACAACGAGAAAAATCGGGatccaaaaaaataataatgataatatttataagggTCCTGTTACTACAGATAACCACCATTCCGTGTGGAAAGAAGAGACCATTAATAAatatcaaaattataattattcatatattacaaatgaaataaatagggtttataaaaatgttgataataaagaaaatgataagaaAGATGATGGGTGTTGTGGTCCTTCTTTAGTGAAATATAATGAGGAGATATATCATGCAAATATTTCTGTACAAAGAAAGGAGATGACTATGGGAAGGTTggaagagaaaaaaatggGAGATATCTTAGAGGGGGTTAACTCAAGCATCAATGTTGATggtaataaaaacaaaaatgttaATGGTAATAAATACGAACATGTTGATGGTAATAAATACGAACATGTTGATGGTAATAAATACGAACATGTTGATGGTAATAAATACGAACATGTTGATggtaataaaaacaaaaatgttgatggtaataaaaacaaaaatgttGATGGTAATAAATACGAACATGTTTATGATAATCAAAAGAACAATGTGACCAATTCGGTGAACACCttttgttcatataaatatagtgCTAGATGTGCTAAGGAGAAGGTGGAATGGAAGAATTATTTAAgtgaagatataaaaataaagagcCCCCcaaaaaaagatgaagaaaatgtaaagataaataatatgttcaAATGTGGTTTTTATAGCTTTAAAGGAAATAGGACTTATAACGAAGATAGAGTGATTATTATTGAAGAcatgaataattttttaaaagaagaatatgatatattaacaaaaaaagaaaaaaaggaatatgaATTAATGGATgaagaatatttaaatataattaataatataaaggatATGGAAACACCatcttatatttattgtgCCATATATGATGGTCATAATGGTGATAATGCTGTAAATATAGTACagaaattattacatatacatatgtattattattttataaatggaAATGGTTTAGAaaattctttaaaatattcGTTTCAAGAAATagataattatttatgtaaaaatattataaatataaaagaagaaaaccATTCTAATTATTCCAGCGGTACTACAGCATGTGTCAGcgttatatttaaaaacatgTTATATGTTGCTAATATAGGTGATAGCAGATGTATCATAAGTAAAAACGGTAGAGCCATAGTTCTTACAGTAGATCATAGAGCtagtattaataaaaaagaacaagaTAGAATATTAAAATCAGGAGGAATTTTAGATGATGAAGGATATTTAGGTGGATGTTTAGGAGTATGTCGAGGATTCGGttcttttcataaaaaaacaaaagaaaaattaaaaggtCTAATATGTGAACCtgatttatttcatattaaatTAACAGACGATGATGAATTCTTAATTATTTGTTGTGATGGTATTTTTGATGTTATAACATCACAAGAAGCTGTTAACACAGTCAAAAATTCTTTAATACAATCAAGAGATGCTAAAACAGCTGCAGAAGCTTTATGTCAACTagcttataaaaaaaaatcattggATAATTTATCTGTCCTTGTGGTTATATTTCAAAATCCggataagaataataaggTCTCTTCAATAAATGAATCTTCTGGAATATACTCAGGCCAAGCTGGACGCGTTCGCCGacg TATCAAGTTTTCGGCTTTGAAGgatttaataaatcaataG
- a CDS encoding actin-like protein, putative: protein MEEEENIPVIILDPGSWKIKIGFAKDDFPNDEIPCVYIEKISDKSKDIKFGIEAVEDYMKIRYNHTKSHMIKENDFGHKEGMSNLVNVKMTFADPRHPLSNNNFNDVLEIYNYLINKLNINTDKYNILIVIPERVEKLFLSNILRWAFKIHNFLSISFIYNALAATYYYGIKTALVVDIGESGSRVTPVAENHGVFFDFIKNNEISGYLISKYISNFVKIDESYIDYILIQDYKEMNSYVSLDVDKNIKMYSECNGLIKPYKIPYTNIYIDPKSEILSHEIFFQPEFLAHMPGNFYKQNIISLSQLIFEAISSCPIDLRKQFFDNIILIGGVSNCINFSQRLKKELLHILKEKNYSENTNINIKKLTMSHISSYLGGTKYSKILYHNKNKWVTSHEYHASNKNQIIQKLLMWANIL, encoded by the exons ATGGAAGAGGAAGAAAATATTCCTGTAATAATTTTAGACCCAGGTTCATG gaaaataaaaattggtTTCGCCAAGGACGATTTTCCTAACGATGAAATTCCTTGTGTATATATTGA AAAAATTAGTGATAAATCAAAAGacataaaa TTTGGTATTGAAGCTGTTGAAGATTACATGAAAATTAGATATAACCATACAAAATCTCATATGATAAAAGAAAACGACTTTGGCCATAAAGAAG GGATGAGTAATTTGGTTAATGTTAAGATGACATTTGCCGACCCTCGACATCCGTTAAGCAATAATAATTTCAACGATGTACTTGAAATATACAATTAtcttataaat aaattaaatataaataccgACAAGTATAACATTTTAATAGTTATCCCAGAACGTgtagaaaaattatttttatccaaTATTTTAAGATGGGCATTTAAAATTCATAATTTCTTGtctatatcatttatttataatgcgCTAGCAGCAACATATTATTACGGAATAAAAACag CCCTTGTAGTTGATATAGGCGAAAGCGGCAGTAGGGTCACGCCCGTTGCCGAAAATCATGGAGTGTTTTTTGACTTCatcaaaaataatgaaattagTGGATACTTAAttagtaaatatatttctaacTTTGTTAAAATTGATGAAAGTTATATTGATTATATTCTTATTCAGGATTATAAAGAAATGAATAGCTATGTTAGTCTTGatgttgataaaaatataaaaatgtatagtGAATGTAACGGTCTCATTAAACCATATAAAATACCTTAtactaatatttatatagatcCTAAAAGTGAAATATTAAGTCATGAAATTTTTTTCCAACCAGAATTTTTGGCTCATATGCCAGGAAATTtctataaacaaaatattatatcattaagTCAACTAATTTTTGAAGCTATTTCTTCTTGCCCTATAGATTTAAGAAAACAATTctttgataatattattttaataggAGGTGTTTCCAATTGTATTAATTTTAGTCaaagattaaaaaaagaattattacaCATActtaaggaaaaaaattatagtgaaaatacaaatataaatattaaaaaattaaccATGTCGCATATTTCCTCTTACTTAGGAGGCACGAAATATAGTAAAATACTCTaccataataaaaataaatgggTAACTAGCCATGAATATCATGCttcaaataaaaatcaaataatacaaaagcTTTTAATGTGGgctaatattttataa
- a CDS encoding erythrocyte vesicle protein 1, with protein MYKKCFILYPIFFPSLYIYIIKNDHLNSEQSSFSRIIAEYCDTKKNEFFLGESILGATSSRSTSLNIEQNKNTNIIKDKNEQSYDEHIVMNPNTNRALSINTVFNYNKENKEKKIFSFSEFPKEFNILDVVWPYMKQPKELFKKSSVITFLMDHYFRHELYILESRIAMKPRRRTYEAPCFEHDDFELERDFFFLEDCDEDHQFFNKYKSYFFSLNVLDHCKSLRTKKQKCNNMKDDEVSNINDDEVSNINDDEVSNINDDEVSNIKDDVVRNINDDVVRNINDDEVHHTNDDKVNHTNDDKVNHTNDDKVNHTNDDKVNHTNDDKVNHTNDDNVNHTNDDKVNHTNDDKVNHTNDDKVNHTNDDKVNHTNNYYNDKKNNAGDIKTNNSIREEKKLEHPDRNIEKKIDLITYNKKRIEEYYDSIISYFFGLIILYHNKKETNLNYYTKFLTLDKYKNMYNCLNNDISKIYEKAILFSHEEFCIIQKKDLKPHGLRGNIKYYYFFNRIVSTSLYLLHEILQKLDGKMYTFQKLPLKIQNHLINLPDIRIKEIKKRMRQQKKKNQNSLLESSSYKDLYYVSSEYYDYVSKCLIWSNYYFFNYMSTTIVYSVKKRSYEYIQKEKSKINLFLEYAHNDIIEYIKDITYYFKLIVNKIESKRLFSEPVMLCFQLFSDHYLYLLKNILSILLIHIEKPVTRKSNRDLKKIFNCIKDQENITKNILDEFHSKNKIRYNPTEFLIYKFFSSIQYKQNIAHKYIIQSNINIISLMLKIFNYFHILVISLIFYLNLHSMYTLFIDLDIDDTLKFQHDQEFLNYFKRYQDFNNQLFDSFRSDDR; from the exons atgtataagaaatgtttcattttatatcCTATCTTTTTTCCCtccttatatatttatattattaagaatGATCATTTGAACTCAGAACAAAG TTCATTCTCAAGAATAATAGCAGAATACTgtgatacaaaaaaaaatgaattttttttggGGGAATCTATTTTAGGTGCTACATCCTCAAGAAGCACTTCTCTTAACATAGAACAGAATAAAAacacaaatattattaaagatAAGAATGAACAAAGTTATGATGAACATATTGTAATGAATCCAAATACCAATCGAGCTCTTTCCATAAATACTGTATTCAATTacaataaagaaaataaggaaaaaaaaattttttcctTCTCCGAATTTCCAAAGGAATTTAATATACTTGATGTTGTTTGGCCATACATGAAACAACCTAAAgaactttttaaaaaatcatcTGTAATCACTTTTTTAATGGACCATTATTTTAGACATgaactatatattttagaaaGTAGAATTGCAATGAAACCAAGAAGGAGAACATATGAAGCTCCATGTTTTGAACATGATGATTTTGAATTAGAAagagattttttttttttagaagaCTGTGATGAAGATCatcaattttttaataaatacaaaagttattttttttcgttgAATGTACTAGATCATTGTAAAAGTTTAAGGACTAAGAAGCagaaatgtaataatatgaagGATGATGAGGTGAGCAATATTAACGATGATGAAGTGAGCAATATTAACGATGATGAAGTGAGCAATATTAACGATGATGAAGTGAGcaatataaaagatgatgTGGTGAGAAATATTAACGATGATGTGGTGAGAAATATTAACGATGATGAGGTGCACCATACAAATGATGATAAGGTGAACCATACAAATGATGATAAGGTGAACCATACGAATGATGATAAGGTGAACCATACGAATGATGATAAGGTGAACCATACAAATGATGATAAGGTGAACCATACAAATGACGATAATGTGAACCATACAAATGATGATAAGGTGAACCATACAAATGACGATAAGGTGAACCATACAAATGACGATAAGGTGAACCATACAAATGACGATAAGGTGAACcatacaaataattattataatgataaaaagaataatgcAGGTGATATAAAAACTAATAATAGTATACGTGAGGAAAAAAAACTAGAGCACCCGGACAGGAACATTGAAAAGAAGATCGAtttaattacatataataaaaaaaggatagAAGAATATTATGACAGtataatttcatattttttcggattaataatattatatcataataaaaaagagacgaatctaaattattacacaaaatttttaacattagataaatataagaatatgtataattgtttaaataatgatatatctaaaatatatgaaaaagcaatattattttcacatGAAGAGTTTTGTATAATACAGAAAAAAGATTTAAAACCTCATGGTTTGAGaggtaatataaaatattattatttttttaatcgTATTGTTAGCACatctttatatttgttacatgaaatattacaaaaattagATGGAAAGATGTATACCTTTCAGAAATTACCATTAAAGATACAGAATCATTTAATTAATCTTCCGGATATAAGAATCAAGGAAATTAAAAAACGTATGAGAcaacagaaaaaaaagaatcaaAATTCTCTTTTAGAAAGTAGTAGTTATaaagatttatattatgtatctagtgaatattatgattatgtTAGTAAGTGTTTAATATGGtctaattattatttttttaattatatgtcTACCACTATAGTATATAGTGTTAAAAAAAGAAGCtatgaatatatacaaaaagaaaaatccaaaataaatttatttttagaatatgcacataatgatattatagaatatataaaagacataacatattattttaaattaattgttaataaaatagaaTCAAAACGCTTATTCTCTGAACCCGTAATGTTATGCTTTCAACTGTTTTCtgatcattatttatatttactcaaaaatatattatctatacttttaatacatatagaAAAACCAGTTACAAGAAAATCAAACAGAgatctaaaaaaaatatttaattgtataaaagatcaagaaaatataaccaaaaatattttagatGAATTCCAttccaaaaataaaattagatATAATCCAACCGAATTcctcatatataaatttttttcaagtatacaatataaacaaaatatagcacataaatatataatacaaagtaatattaatattatatcctTGATGttgaaaatttttaattattttcatatactTGTTATCTCATTAATCTTTTATCTAAACCTTCATTCTATGTATACTCTATTTATTGATTTAGATATTGATGATACTTTAAAGTTTCAGCATGATCAAGAGttcttaaattattttaaaagatatcAGGATTTTAATAATCAACTCTTTGATTCCTTCCGTTCCGACGACAGATGA